The following coding sequences are from one Rutidosis leptorrhynchoides isolate AG116_Rl617_1_P2 chromosome 11, CSIRO_AGI_Rlap_v1, whole genome shotgun sequence window:
- the LOC139877584 gene encoding uncharacterized protein, giving the protein MVVKMMKWRPWPPIVSRKFEVKLVVKNCDPNGVVLWDHGVVEIKWKGPKNSLGSFRRTVKRDVTKMGEIDDQNGVVLWDQEFVAVCTFSGYKDNEFLPWEIGFTILNGSTTGPKNKVPVIGKASLDLAEFASSPKQEGFELNIPLTVSSGSTEPCPSLNISLNLMELIAPQPVESTKSQSQSQTSETSLGERDEHSALKAGLRKVKNFREYVSIKRGKKATRTNNHNHDHEISESRSDEGDYYPNFADSDSLDESYEGKMENANIRKSFSYGSLAHANWAGWSLFEDNVYYSNQKSDEVCCSPKDDSSASVSETSVIQNSKRSILPWKKRKLDFKSPKQKGEPLLKKDYAEEGGDDIDFDRRQLSSDESLVGMHKSDEDSCVNRHSVSEFGDDSFAVGNWEQREIISRDGCMKLTTHIFFASIDQRSEQAAGESACTALVAVIADWFQKNRHLMPIKSQFDTLIREGSYEWRRLCDNENYIIRFPDTHFDLETILEAGLRPIVVIPGKSFVSFFHPDDVSEGSFDFLHGAMSFDNMWDEISCEAEASNDGEREPRVYIVSWNDHFFVLKVDSDAYYIIDTLGERLFEGCNQAYILKFDRSSAIFKLPEPQAAEHVSDVEGSTEKSTEENEVICYGKESCKDYIKNFLAAIPIRELQTDIKKGLVSSSTPLHQRLQIEFHYTAAADGIQVAATSAASVKETAT; this is encoded by the exons ATGGTTGTTAAGATGATGAAATGGAGGCCATGGCCCCCAATTGTGTCAAGAAAATTTGAAGTGAAATTGGTAGTGAAGAATTGTGATCCAAACGGTGTCGTTTTGTGGGATCATGGGGTTGTTGAAATCAAATGGAAAGGACCCAAGAACAGTTTAGGTTCATTTAGAAGAACAGTGAAGAGGGATGTTACAAAAATGGGAGAAATTGATGATCAAAACGGTGTCGTTTTATGGGATCAAGAATTTGTTGCAGTTTGTACCTTTTCTGGGTATAAAGATAATGAATTTCTTCCTTGGGAGATTGGGTTCACAATCTTGAAT GGATCAACTACGGGACCGAAGAATAAGGTTCCCGTAATCGGAAAGGCATCTTTGGATCTTGCTGAATTTGCTTCTTCTCCCAAACAAGAGGGATTTGAGCTCAACATTCCGCTAACTGTTTCTTCGGGATCAACCGAACCTTGTCCTTCTCTAAAT ATATCACTAAACTTGATGGAATTGATAGCACCTCAACCAGTtgagtcaactaaaagtcaaagtcaaagtcaaacatcAGAAACTTCATTAGGAGAGAGAGACGAGCATTCTGCTCTCAAAGCCGGATTAAGAAAAGTCAAAAACTTTCGCGAGTACGTCTCTATCAAAAGAGGTAAAAAAGCTACTCGTACGAATAATCATAATCACGATCACGAAATTAGCGAAAGCAGGAGTGATGAAGGTGACTACTATCCCAATTTTGCTGACTCAGATTCACTTGATGAATCATACGAGGGCAAAATGGAGAATGCTAATATTCGGAAATCATTTAGCTACGGGTCATTGGCGCATGCAAATTGGGCGGGTTGGTCTCTTTTTGAGGATAATGTTTACTATAGTAACCAAAAATCTGATGAAGTTTGCTGCTCACCGAAAGACGATTCGAGTGCTTCGGTTTCTGAAACGAGTGTAATTCAGAATTCAAAACGTAGCATCTTACCATGGAAGAAAAGAAAATTGGATTTTAAATCACCGAAACAAAAGGGTGAACCACTTTTGAAGAAAGATTATGCTGAAGAAGGTGGTGACGATATTGACTTTGACCGACGCCAACTCAGCTCCGATGAATCTTTAGTTGGG ATGCATAAATCTGATGAAGATTCGTGTGTGAACCGACATTCTGTATCTGAGTTTGGAGACGACAGTTTTGCAGTCGGGAACTGGGAACAAAGGGAAATTATCAGCCGTGACGGGTGCATGAAGCTTACGACGCACATCTTCTTCGCGTCCATCGATCAAAGAAGCGAACAAGCGGCAGGAGAGAGCGCATGTACCGCCCTCGTGGCAGTAATAGCCGATTGGTTTCAAAAAAATCGCCATTTAATGCCAATTAAATCGCAATTCGATACGCTCATACGAGAAGGTTCGTACGAGTGGAGACGTCTTTGTGATAATGAAAATTACATCATTCGATTTCCCGATACGCATTTTGATCTCGAAACCATTCTCGAAGCTGGTTTACGTCCAATAGTCGTTATTCCGGGGAAGTCATTTGTTAGTTTTTTTCATCCTGATGATGTAAGCGAGGGTAGTTTTGACTTTTTACATGGAGCGATGTCGTTCGATAACATGTGGGATGAGATTAGTTGTGAAGCGGAAGCGTCCAACGATGGCGAACGTGAACCTCGAGTTTATATAGTGAGCTGGAATGATCATTTTTTCGTGCTGAAAGTTGACTCGGATGCTTATTATATTATCGACACGTTAGGTGAACGTCTTTTTGAAGGGTGTAATCAAGCTTATATCTTGAAGTTTGATCGAAGTTCAGCAATTTTCAAACTGCCCGAGCCTCAGGCAGCGGAACACGTCAGTGATGTCGAGGGTTCTACGGAAAAGTCAACGGAAGAAAACGAGGTTATTTGCTATGGGAAAGAATCTTGCAAGGATTATATCAAGAATTTTTTAGCTGCGATACCGATAAGGGAACTGCAAACGGATATCAAGAAAGGTTTGGTTTCTTCTTCGACGCCACTTCATCAAAGGTTACAGATCGAATTCCACTACACTGCTGCTGCAGACGGTATCCAGGTGGCTGCCACGTCAGCAGCATCAGTAAAAGAGACTGCCACGTAG
- the LOC139877586 gene encoding calcium-dependent protein kinase 20-like, protein MGNNHNKGPNTGRSGFLQSVTAAVWKGRPAENTQPPSNSNEQSTKGQETSRAVENVQVQTEVNAPEDKPKAAQGNIKRVQSFGVQNSVLQRRTENMKEIYSLGKKLGQGQFGTTLLCVEKETGKEFACKSIAKRKLTTKEDVEDVRREIQIMHHLAGHPNVISIVGAYEDAVAVHVVMELCAGGELFDRIIQRGHYTEKKAAELTRIIVGVVEACHSLGVMHRDLKPENFLFINEQEEAPLKTIDFGLSMFFKPGEMFTDMVGSPYYVAPEVLRKFYSQECDIWSAGVIIYILLCGVPPFWDETEQGIFEQVLKGDLDFASEPWPSISESAKDLVRKMLVRDPKRRLTAPEVLRHPWVQDNGTAPDKPLDSAVLSRLKQFSAMNKIKKIAIRVIAESLSEEEIAGLKEMFKMIDADGSGQITLEELKKGLEKVGANLNDSEIVHLMEAADIDNSGTIDYGEFVAAMLHMNKIHKEDHMYAAFSYFDKDGSGYITADELQQAFEKFGLGDIHLDDVMSDIDKDNDGRIDYSEFVAMMKEGDFGKNFSLRLR, encoded by the exons ATGGGAAATAATCATAATAAAGGTCCTAATACAGGACGTAGTGGGTTCCTACAATCTGTTACAGCTGCCGTTTGGAAGGGTCGACCGGCCGAAAACACGCAACCGCCTTCAAATTCAAATGAACAATCAACCAAag GTCAGGAGACATCGAGAGCGGTCGAAAACGTTCAGGTGCAAACGGAGGTTAATGCACCGGAGGATAAACCGAAGGCGGCACAAGGTAATATCAAACGAGTGCAGAGTTTTGGAGTTCAGAATTCGGTATTGCAGAGGCGAACTGAAAATATGAAGGAGATTTATAGTTTGGGGAAGAAATTAGGGCAAGGTCAATTTGGGACAACGCTTTTGTGTGTAGAGAAAGAAACCGGAAAGGAATTTGCGTGTAAGTCGATAGCGAAAAGGAAGTTGACTACGAAAGAGGATGTAGAAGATGTTAGAAGGGAGATACAGATAATGCATCATTTAGCAGGGCATCCGAATGTGATATCGATTGTGGGTGCTTATGAGGATGCGGTTGCTGTTCATGTTGTAATGGAACTTTGTGCAGGTGGGGAATTGTTTGATAGGATTATACAACGAGGGCATTATACGGAGAAGAAGGCTGCTGAGCTGACTAGGATTATCGTTGGGGTTGTTGAAGCGTGTCACTCGTTAGGGGTTATGCATAGAGACTTGAAACCTGAAAATTTTCTGTTTATTAATGAGCAAGAAGAGGCTCCCCTTAAAACGATTGACTTTGGTCTTTCAATGTTTTTTAAGCCAG GTGAGATGTTCACTGATATGGTCGGGAGCCCTTATTACGTGGCACCAGAAGTACTGCGTAAATTTTATAGTCAAGAATGTGATATTTGGAGTGCAGGCGTTATCATATATATTTTACTATGTGGGGTCCCACCATTCTGGGATG AAACGGAACAAGGAATATTCGAGCAGGTGTTGAAAGGTGATCTTGACTTTGCTTCAGAACCATGGCCAAGCATATCTGAGAGTGCAAAAGATTTGGTTCGAAAAATGCTGGTCAGAGATCCCAAAAGGCGACTTACAGCACCTGAAGTCCTTC GGCACCCTTGGGTTCAAGATAACGGTACAGCTCCTGATAAACCTCTTGATTCTGCTGTTCTTTCTCGTCTCAAGCAATTCTCTGCCATGAACAAAATTAAGAAGATAGCTATCAGa GTTATCGCCGAGAGTTTATCTGAAGAAGAAATAGCTGGGCTAAAAGAAATGTTCAAAATGATAGATGCCGATGGTAGCGGCCAGATCACATTGGAGGAACTAAAGAAAGGCTTGGAAAAAGTTGGCGCCAATTTGAATGATTCAGAAATCGTTCACTTAATGGAAGCG GCCGACATCGACAATAGTGGGACCATAGATTATGGGGAATTTGTTGCTGCAATGCTCCACATGAATAAAATCCATAAGGAAGATCATATGTACGCTGCGTTTTCATACTTTGATAAAGATGGTAGTGGATATATCACTGCAGATGAGCTCCAACAGGCGTTTGAGAAATTTGGTTTGGGTGATATACACCTTGATGATGTCATGAGTGACATCGATAAAGATAAT GACGGACGGATAGATTATAGTGAATTTGTGGCAATGATGAAAGAGGGCGACTTTGGAAAGAATTTTAGCCTTCGATTAAGGTAG